The following proteins come from a genomic window of Eisenibacter elegans DSM 3317:
- a CDS encoding alpha/beta hydrolase family protein, producing the protein MQKYLQFIRYSIYLALLGLVLWQCKPKDEEAPLRGEFLVEATLIKSYTTAALRADLAETSADLEAFGRFLVYDIDVYKVVYNTKDFNGNAVQASGAMIVPRASVPVGLLSQQHGTITNPQQVPSSYNRQSEAFQTGSFLASSGYVLAAPDYLGYGVSADQDHPYEVSTITATTCIDMLRAVREFCNIRKVALNGKLFLTGYSQGGTATMAMHKYLEENLSSEFRVTASAPGAGAHNKTAFAKYVASQNTNLAFLSTYIWVLNVYNRYFNLNLSTTDVYNAPYAANIAAVPSPRLLIGLAPPAISLNPTILFTDNFRNQIANDTNPALNAALAANNVFDWRPQAPIQMVHGTADDYVPIFNSQDALNAMRARGANNVELIPIPGGNHFTTVPAYILSTYSFFKRF; encoded by the coding sequence ATGCAAAAGTACCTACAGTTTATTCGTTACAGTATTTATCTCGCCTTGCTGGGCTTGGTACTCTGGCAATGTAAGCCCAAGGACGAAGAGGCACCATTAAGGGGGGAGTTTCTGGTAGAAGCTACCCTGATTAAATCTTATACCACCGCAGCGCTGAGAGCAGACTTGGCAGAGACCAGCGCAGACTTGGAGGCCTTTGGCCGCTTTTTGGTGTATGACATTGATGTGTATAAGGTGGTATACAATACCAAAGACTTCAACGGCAATGCAGTACAGGCTTCAGGGGCGATGATTGTACCGCGAGCTTCTGTGCCTGTGGGTTTGTTGAGCCAACAACACGGCACCATTACCAACCCCCAACAAGTACCCTCTAGCTACAATCGCCAGAGTGAGGCATTCCAAACAGGTAGCTTCTTGGCCTCTTCGGGATATGTACTTGCCGCCCCCGATTACTTGGGCTATGGTGTTTCGGCAGACCAAGACCACCCCTACGAAGTATCTACCATTACGGCCACCACCTGTATCGATATGTTGCGTGCTGTGCGGGAGTTTTGCAACATCCGTAAAGTAGCGCTCAATGGTAAGCTCTTTCTTACGGGTTATTCCCAAGGGGGCACAGCCACGATGGCCATGCACAAATACCTAGAGGAGAACCTCAGCAGTGAGTTTCGGGTAACGGCCAGTGCTCCCGGCGCAGGCGCACACAACAAAACCGCCTTTGCCAAGTATGTAGCCAGCCAAAACACCAATTTGGCTTTCTTATCTACCTACATTTGGGTGTTGAATGTGTATAACCGCTACTTCAACCTCAACCTGAGCACCACAGATGTGTACAATGCTCCTTATGCGGCCAATATCGCCGCCGTACCCAGCCCCCGCTTGCTCATAGGGCTAGCGCCGCCGGCCATCAGCCTAAACCCCACCATCTTGTTTACGGACAATTTCCGGAATCAGATTGCCAACGATACCAACCCTGCCCTCAATGCTGCCTTGGCAGCCAACAATGTGTTTGACTGGCGGCCTCAAGCGCCTATCCAAATGGTACACGGCACTGCCGACGACTATGTGCCTATTTTCAACTCCCAAGATGCGCTCAACGCCATGCGCGCACGAGGCGCTAACAATGTTGAGCTGATTCCTATCCCGGGAGGCAATCATTTTACTACTGTTCCGGCATATATCTTGAGCACTTACAGCTTTTTCAAGCGTTTTTAA
- a CDS encoding FtsB family cell division protein encodes MATSSDNKQISTSAFLRALAQDWRERLQGVSWQRWLLPSFARNFYFVSAVLFILWMLFFDSNDFFTQRERKQRLEQLQREQVFYQKEIKRIETQQNRLSSNKNALERFAREKYYFKKPNEEVYVIVTNQEVGGIAEEGAKMRLIRIK; translated from the coding sequence ATGGCAACTTCTTCTGACAACAAACAAATCTCTACCAGTGCTTTTTTGCGTGCCCTAGCCCAAGACTGGCGCGAACGCCTACAAGGGGTTTCGTGGCAACGATGGCTGTTGCCCAGCTTTGCGCGCAACTTCTATTTTGTCAGTGCGGTACTTTTTATCTTATGGATGCTTTTTTTTGATAGTAATGACTTCTTCACCCAACGCGAACGCAAACAGCGGCTGGAGCAATTGCAACGAGAACAGGTTTTTTATCAAAAAGAAATCAAACGCATAGAAACACAGCAAAATCGCCTCTCTAGCAACAAAAACGCTCTCGAACGATTTGCCCGAGAAAAATACTATTTCAAAAAACCCAACGAAGAGGTTTATGTAATCGTTACTAATCAAGAGGTAGGGGGGATAGCCGAAGAAGGAGCTAAAATGAGGCTGATACGTATCAAATAG
- a CDS encoding DUF2911 domain-containing protein, protein MKKSLSSLFLLIALLISTNALQAQKVIEPKAKQSPFNITTLRVNDTYLKITYGQPYKRNREIFGSLVPYGKIWRTGANEATEITTNKDIVLGGKRIKAGTYTLFSIPEKDKWTIIINSDLGQWGAYQYDESKNVAIFDVPTERIDDTYEALTIVIEEAQGGARILVTWDQTLVRIPVTFN, encoded by the coding sequence ATGAAAAAAAGCCTCAGCTCCCTCTTCCTGCTAATTGCCTTATTGATAAGCACAAACGCGCTTCAAGCACAAAAAGTAATCGAACCTAAGGCAAAACAAAGTCCTTTTAACATTACTACACTTCGTGTAAACGATACCTATCTCAAGATTACTTATGGGCAACCTTATAAGCGTAACCGCGAAATTTTTGGATCGCTAGTGCCTTATGGCAAAATATGGCGTACCGGAGCCAATGAAGCCACCGAAATCACCACCAACAAAGATATTGTGTTAGGGGGCAAACGCATCAAAGCCGGAACATATACGCTCTTCAGTATCCCCGAGAAAGACAAATGGACGATTATCATCAATAGTGATTTGGGCCAGTGGGGCGCTTATCAATATGATGAGAGTAAAAATGTAGCTATTTTTGATGTGCCCACAGAGCGTATCGATGATACCTATGAGGCGCTGACCATCGTGATTGAAGAAGCACAAGGTGGTGCACGTATCCTCGTAACTTGGGACCAGACATTGGTCAGAATCCCAGTAACTTTCAATTAA
- a CDS encoding tetratricopeptide repeat protein, with protein MTPKPISRILFFWGIILCVFCQQSSLLAQRISTEEIQSIIDEAPTDEAVIQRLEQLLPEMLPSIEQVFILNQLTLYLTETRPEKALQYAQQALKAAQKLDYEAGEGYSLRGMGEVYTVLGKYTQATQAYQKALRIFKTIDDQYNTAYAHSGIGLSCYYEGRYQEALNAYQKAFVVFEKMGDLEGQADVHNKTGVLYYATASYAEALKEYLAAYKLNQTLADDYGSALVLNNIGSVYQQLNQPDKALSYFEASLEYCRKLNYQAGIAQALNNLGAVYDQRSQPEKALAQHLEALNIAQQLNDPYTQAVTRSNVGNIYEKMGKTTLALEHLLQALHLREKIGDPRGTAASLNRIAQLYANQADEAQALVYFKKGLRISSEIGAADLTMEAYQSLAALYERLHNNPKAEQYRRYYQNLKDSLDLASSEVELAQLKTPILNTTTLKSWSKNLTWWIIGLGIGGLLTLLGLAIVWKKRKNN; from the coding sequence ATGACACCAAAACCTATAAGCCGGATACTCTTCTTCTGGGGAATCATTCTTTGTGTATTTTGTCAACAGTCGTCGTTGTTGGCGCAACGTATCTCCACAGAAGAAATTCAAAGTATTATTGATGAGGCGCCTACTGATGAGGCGGTCATACAGCGGCTCGAACAGCTCTTGCCCGAAATGCTCCCCTCTATTGAGCAGGTCTTTATCCTGAACCAACTAACCCTCTACCTTACCGAAACCCGCCCCGAAAAGGCGCTTCAATATGCCCAACAGGCACTAAAAGCCGCCCAAAAGCTGGATTATGAAGCGGGCGAAGGGTATAGCCTTCGCGGAATGGGGGAGGTCTATACAGTCTTAGGAAAGTACACACAGGCTACCCAAGCCTATCAAAAGGCTTTGCGTATTTTCAAGACCATCGATGACCAATACAACACAGCCTACGCCCATAGCGGAATTGGGTTGAGTTGTTATTACGAAGGGCGCTATCAGGAGGCTCTCAATGCGTACCAAAAGGCTTTTGTGGTTTTTGAAAAAATGGGCGACCTCGAAGGTCAAGCCGATGTACACAACAAAACCGGGGTGCTCTACTATGCCACAGCTAGTTATGCCGAGGCGCTCAAAGAGTATTTGGCAGCCTATAAGCTCAATCAGACCTTGGCCGATGATTATGGCAGCGCACTCGTGCTCAACAATATTGGCTCAGTATACCAACAGCTGAACCAGCCTGATAAGGCACTGAGCTACTTTGAAGCTTCGCTGGAGTATTGCCGAAAACTCAACTACCAGGCCGGTATCGCGCAGGCGCTCAACAATCTTGGAGCCGTATATGACCAACGCAGCCAACCTGAAAAAGCCCTAGCCCAGCACTTAGAGGCGCTCAATATCGCCCAACAACTCAATGATCCTTATACGCAGGCAGTTACGCGGAGTAATGTAGGCAATATCTACGAAAAAATGGGGAAAACCACTTTGGCCCTCGAACACCTGCTGCAAGCCCTGCACTTGCGTGAAAAAATTGGTGACCCACGTGGCACGGCAGCTTCTCTCAACCGCATAGCGCAATTGTATGCCAACCAAGCTGATGAAGCCCAAGCGCTGGTGTATTTCAAAAAAGGTTTGCGAATTTCATCCGAAATAGGAGCCGCCGATTTGACAATGGAGGCGTACCAAAGTTTGGCCGCCCTTTACGAACGGCTGCACAACAACCCAAAGGCCGAGCAGTATCGACGCTATTACCAAAACTTAAAAGACTCGCTAGACCTTGCTAGCTCAGAAGTAGAGTTGGCTCAACTAAAAACCCCTATCCTCAATACTACAACCCTCAAATCGTGGTCTAAAAACCTGACTTGGTGGATAATAGGCTTGGGAATAGGGGGATTGTTGACGCTATTGGGACTGGCGATTGTCTGGAAAAAAAGGAAAAACAACTAA
- a CDS encoding STAS/SEC14 domain-containing protein has protein sequence MSIYQTLNTIIWHDEGAKRLRLVWRGVIQGADYREGLHRLLSLSLEREAQNWLIDQRERTGMALPTDIQWLTQEFIPLAAAMLGAQLRMAVLRSTSLESHQHETVIQQGLKLIDKPPTIAFFDTEAEAVQWLGG, from the coding sequence ATGAGTATTTACCAAACACTCAACACAATCATTTGGCACGATGAAGGAGCCAAACGGCTGCGCTTAGTCTGGCGTGGGGTGATCCAAGGTGCTGATTATCGCGAAGGGTTACACCGGCTACTTTCGCTCTCATTGGAACGGGAAGCGCAAAACTGGCTGATTGACCAACGTGAGCGCACGGGAATGGCGCTGCCTACAGACATCCAGTGGCTCACACAGGAGTTTATCCCGTTGGCGGCGGCAATGTTGGGCGCGCAGTTGCGGATGGCCGTCCTCAGGTCTACTAGCTTAGAAAGCCACCAACACGAAACCGTCATCCAACAAGGACTAAAACTGATAGACAAACCCCCTACCATCGCTTTTTTTGATACCGAAGCAGAAGCCGTTCAGTGGCTCGGTGGATAG